Sequence from the Panicum virgatum strain AP13 chromosome 5N, P.virgatum_v5, whole genome shotgun sequence genome:
TCCGGTTGCTGTGGTCACCGGCCGATCGAGCGGTGATCCGCGCTCGGTGCAGCACGCTTTGTCTGGttgcggcggcggtccggcctCCGGCGAGAGCGGATGGCTGGCCGGGTAACTACCCTgtgacgcggcggcgggctaTGCATTGGCCATGGCGGAGTCCGGCGTCAGAGCACGGCGGGGTTCGTTGTCTGACCAGGGGGGTTTGGTCGTGTGGACTCTGCTCTCTGTTGGTCTCGGTCTTGGTCTTGGCTTCCCGGGAGTTGGGACCCCCTGTTGTTGTGTTCGCTACAGGTGGTTTCGGTTGTGTACGGTTGTGTACGGTTGTAGGCTTGTAGCAAGGGTATTTGGTGGCGTGGGAGAGTGAGAGGTCGCGCTTGAAATAGCTTTGCTGTATACCTGCCGACCTGCCACTTCTACATTAGACATTGACGCGAGACAAATATAGTAGGTAACTTTGGTACTGCTTGGTTATTGCTCACCTCAAGTCCTCAACCTCATGcgtattaaaaaaattatcaatAACTGTGTGTTAAATAATTTGGTTGGAATTTGAACTGGAAGTGTGGCCATGGGCCATGGCAGGTGTGGGTGTTTGCGCTCAGCTTACTCGGCCTCATCCCTCTCGCCGAGCGCGTCAGCTTCCTCACCGAGTAAGTTGCTGTCGCTTCCTGGTCAATGTATCTGTTACCATTTTACAGTAATTTTTGCTGCATGTGCCACAAGCTTACGCTAACAGCATGCTGATGAATGAGAcctcctgttttttttttcctgtcgTGATTCGTGCAGGCAGATCGCAATTTACACCGGCCCCACCGGTAAGCCACACCGGCCCGCCCTCGAACCGTTCCTGTTGTGACTTTTTCTTCTTCGAATTTCTAAAGTCAACGGCGGTCTCATGGTATTTTGCTCCTGCTGCTCTGCATGGCGCTGCTGCAGTGGGCGGCCTCCTGAACGCGACGTGCGGCAACGCCACGGAGCTCATCATCGCGCTGTTCGCGCTGATGCAGGGCAAGATCGAGGTCGTCAAGTGCTCCCTCCTCGGCTCCGTCCTCTCCAACCTGCTGCTCGTGCTCGGCACCTCCCTCTTCTGCGGCGGCGTCGTCAACCTCGGCGCCGACCAGCCATACGACAGGGTACGTACGGCGGCAATCTTTCGCACGCACTTCACACACCTTGCTCGGCTTCCTTCGGTCATGCATTCATACACGCACGCGCAGAGCCAAGCGGACGTCAGCACGGGCCTCCTCATCCTCGGCGTGCTGTGCCAGTCCCTGCCGCTCATGCTGCGCTACGCGGTGGGCGCCGGCGAGCACTCCGTCGCCGCGGCAACCACGGGGCTCGACCTCTCGCGCGCCTGCAGCATCGTCATGCTGCTCGCCTACGTCGCCTACCTCTTCTTCCAGCTCAAGACGCACGCCCAGCTCTTCGAGCCGCAGGAGGTCGACGAAGACGGCGAGGATCAGGAAGAGGCCGTCATCGGGTTCGCCAGCGGGCTCTTCTGGCTCGCGTTCAAGACTGTTCTCATCGCCATCCTGTCCGAGTACGTCGTTGGCACGATTGAGGTATAATCTACATCACTCGCTCAGTTTGGGTTATGCCGTGTCCAGTGTCCTCAGGTAGTACTCTTAACGACAAGAGAGGTACTAATATGGGCTACGTTATTTATGTCGCAAGCCAACCTCAAAATCCTGGGGCTTGTCAGTGAGCTTCATCAGCATCATCCTGCTCCCAATCGTCGGTAACGCGGCGGAGCACGCTGGCGCCATCCTTTTTGCTCTCAAGAACAAGCTGGTAAACACTCAACACCCTATTGTCTGGTGTGTCTGACATGCCCTTGCACGGACACGGAGAGACGACCATAGTTAGCCCAATCATTCAGTGTTGTTAATTAATTACACTCTTGATATAATGCAGGACATCACCCTCGGAGTCGCTCTGGGGTCGGCAACCCAAATCTCCATGTTCGTGGTGGGTATTGCTAGTGACGTGCAAACGGATCTTCGGTCAATATTCGCTTAATTAAATTACTGCCTAACATTGGTGGCATGATTGTACCGTTATCTTCCAAATGTGACAGGTGCCGCTGAGTGTCATTGTAGCTTGGATCGCGGGTATTCAAATGGACCTCGACTTCAAGCTGCTAGAGACTGGCTGTCTGTTTGTCTCAGTAATAGTAACAGCCTTCACCCTCCAGGTACAATACTCTTCTTTCCTATCACTGAACATGTAAAAAGGCTCAATTGGTTCCAGAAACTTCAGAATTTCAATTCGTGAAAAATCCTGTTCAAGTCAACTAGCAGAGAGTCgagtttattttttaaaatgcgGTTGAGTTTGTTTTATTGGCATTGATAAAAAAGATGTTAAATCTTATTGCTTTGTGTGTTTTGCAGGATGGAACGTCACACTATTTGAAGGGGATCCTTCTCCTCCTGTGTTACATTGTCATCGGCGCATGCTTTTTCGTCACGAGGCAACCTGCAGGTATGTTGGTTTCTTTCACAGCAGCAACTTCTGCTACTGCTACGACTACTACAATGATGATTTGTACTTGATCATAATTTGGTGGTTCTGATTTTTCCTGTGCCCACCTTTTTATGAAAGGTCATGCAAACGGCAATGGTGTTGGGCTGGCTGTACCAACCGGTACATGGAACGCACAGGGGGCATAACAGGTGGGCCTGCACTATCTTGTTTTTGTTTATCAATCCAGCAAATGATATCTTATTTCGTCTGAAAGGACAGGTGTTTGGCTTGACCAACAGATAGCTGATGGCACGAATGCAACTTATACCTTATTTGTGCATCCCTGTTGCACGCCATAGTTCAGTCATGATCTTTTAATAGCTGATGAATGCAACTTGCTTTGATGTGTCTCGATTTAGTTTTAGCCCTTTTGGACACAGAGAGCACAAAAATGTGTTGCATTGTTTCTCAGTCAGCAGCTTCTGCTGCTGCCTGTGTTAAATGAATAAATGTGCTTAATCATTTGCTTGCCATCAAGTGGCATAACTGGTCAGCTTGCACCACCCTATTGTTAGATGATCCAACAGCTAGTCTGTACTCTGTAGTTTAAAATTACTGATCCCTTTCAAGTCTGACCTTGTTGGAAGGTGACAGGAAAAAACATATGCACTCTTATCTCTGCGCCTTGCAACAGTTGACGAGTAGCGAATTAAATAAATGGGACATGCTAATATGTTAAGGATGGGCTGTCGTCTTAACACACTCTTTAGCAAATTAAGAAAGAATACACATGCCTTGCGAGATGCACCGATGGCATGCGATCAACTCTAATGCTTATCTTATTTGATCTTTAGAAAATAAGACCTGTTTTACTATACAAACAGCGACTTTTCAGGCTGGTCCAGCCTGTGTTACATGTGCCAATCAGTTATGTTCAGAAGACGCAAAATTATATCTTTTTTATCTGTAAGCATTCAGAAATCTAGATCTGAAAACTGTACTGACATCATATGGCTGTTGATGAACATGCAGGTTAGGAGTCCTGCCTGGACAAGCCAGCATGCAAGACAGCAGAGCAATGACCTAAATCAGAGACTGAAACTGCATGAATCTGTCGGGCCTAGGTTTCGCAATGAGTGATGATCCTACTTTTCCAGAGAAATGTGGAAGCCGGCCGGTCCGAGTGCTACCGAGAGCAAATGTATTCATCGTGTGAGAAGCAGCATGATGGGAAGGGTTTGTGCTTGTATTACTATTGGTTTAGTTAGTAGGCTGCGGCTGCTAGCCGCAATAAGGGTACCAAATATGTATGCATCCAATCCTGTGTATATGATTCATCGTGCGCTGCTTCGTATATGAAGCTTAATAGGATAAATATGCAGAGGTGTATTGTAAGTTTTATATAGCACATATTAGCGTCGAATCCTCCAGTTTGGTTAGTGCTCGAGTGCAGACTGCTGTATGCTGCTGTATCTCTTTTGTTGTCAGGGCCGGATCTAGGCAAGGGCTGCAGCCCTGGGCCTACGACTTGGCCCATTAAACCTCCTCCATGAATTCAGGAAAGAAGCAAATTTCTCAGGGCAGAAGAGCTAGACGGCCTCTCAGGGCATCCACGTTGTCTCTAATGTTGGGCACTGTTCGATGGCATTTGTGCGGCGCAGGCTCTTCTGGAttccggcgcggccggccgaaCTGCCATCTTCTCTCCGCGTTGGGCGCCGCCATCTTTTGCTTTTCAGCGCGGCCGCCGTCTACGCTCGATTGCTGCTTTTGTTCACACCGGTCTCCTGGTCTTTGCTTTTCCATTGTCGTGCCTCCTGTGAACTACTGGCCTGAGTGGTGCCATTATTGCTGCGAGCCAGCGTTCTCTGCCTCTCCGGTGGGATTACAATTCCGTTTTACTGTTCCAAAATTTCGTTCTTTGACCATAATTTGACTTTTATAATTTTGAATTTAGAATCGAAATATATCAAATTCCGGACCGAAAAACTGTTTTCGTACCGGTCCGGAAACAGAAAAAAGTCCGGTTTTCCGGATTTTCCGTCCGAAAAGTTCAACCCTCTCCACTGAGCAAAGCTTGGTCACCAGCATCCCGTTCTTCTCGGCTGTCCTGGAGTTGTGCTCGGCATCTCGTTAGTCTACGACGGTGGCCATCTCGGTCGgcaccgcgccggcgagcttgTTCGACGACACATTCACCAGCCGGAGCCGGCTCCccaccccccaaaaaaaaagtccGACGGGAGCGAGTAGTTGAGGTCGTTGCCGCTCAGGTCAACGAGCTCCAGCGCGCCGAGCCCGCCGATGGGGAGCTCCACGCGGCGAGGCAGTTGCCAGCGAGCCCCAGCACGGCGAGGCGCGGCAACCTGCattcggcggcggggaggcaccCCGCGAGCGCGTTCCCCGAGAGGTTTACCGCCCCAGCACGACGAGGCTCGGCAACCTTCTGACTCTTGGTCTCAATATCCAGTTCTCAGTACAGATATTCTAATTGTAGACATCATAGTGGTTTCCCCCTTAATCCACTACAGTGTATTCTTTTTATGATGAGTTGCCTTTTTTGTGCGAGGCTGATGATCTACTGTATTTTAGTTATGTTAAATTCGTTTTTTGATTTATTATTAGTTTGTGGGCATTTTAGTTCGTTTCGCAATGCGTCCATCTTATTCTATTCTATTTTGGCAGCAGGGAGCATTCATCTAGAAGTAAGGATAGCACTTAATATTACAACACTGAAATGACCTTGACGGCATCTCTTTATTTATTTGAGTCACGCTACCAATGATACATCCATGCAAATCACTGTGGGGATCACACAAGATCTGATGTTATTGCATTTTATTTGAGCTCTAAGGACTCAATTATTACATGTTCAATTTTAAAATTGTTTCCTTACTCTGCAATACAAAGATGCGGCCAAGATAACTAAGCTCAATTGCTACCTGTTTGCCGTCACACTAAATGAAAGTATGTTTCTGGATAACCTGTTTGCCTCCGAACCATGATATataagtagtcgaatacttaGTTCTAAAGCAACATTTTAACAAAAGACTAATTGCATATGACATACAAATAGAGATTAGGCACAGAGACACATTGGTTCCCAATTCTTGAAAGGGGTGAAATATACCATTTTGCCTTAGACAAGTAATTACACGTAATAATTCCTTATCAAATTCCTGCAGATGGCTCTAATAATAAGACAGTACTCACCATTCGTACTGTGTTATGTGTGTatgttattctttttttttgggtcctCCAATAGGGCTTTGAGAGATAGTGTCTTTATGCTGCTTAAGACATTGGTAGGTACCATGAGTTACTTTTCTTCAGTCTGTTGAAGAAATATAATTGGTATGCTTGTGCTATTGTTTATGTGTCAGTACATTACATGGGTACACTCCTTGATGAAACAAAGTTCGAATCAATCTGTGATTGTGGAGATACCTACGAGTTCAACCTAGGACAAGGTACATTTCTTCGTGCAGAAGATTTCCACGTGTCATGATTTAAACTTTGGAATGGATTGTGTAATTACCCTTACCAGTACAACTGTGAGATCACTTTTACGTACCGATAGTTCGTCACATATATAAATATTCCTGGGCACATCAATAATATGTATTTTTCCCCCCTTGGGAGCTTTGTTCCTGAACTTTGTACTCACAAGCATTTTGTTGACTCATTGTCAATGCCAATGGTTAGTGTTGATTTATCCTCATATAATTTTCTTACCCTTTccatgtgttttttttcttaagATATGAATTTATTTCCCTTTTGTTGTTGGGTTTGGAAGGGGTTATTTGGAAGGGAGTAAGATGCATGTGCCTAGAAAAATAGGATGTGCAAGTTTTCTTTACAACGCTTCTATTATGACGAATATCTTTAGTTCATTTTTTTCTACATCATTCCTATAACTGATATTCGTTAAATCACATTGTTGTGAAAGTTATCAATTGTTTATTCTTCCTGAATAAGAACATAATGCATTTTTTGGCACCATCATTGACACATTTCTTGATGCCCCTGCATATGCACACACTGTTTCTTTCAAGAGTATTTCCTAGGACACCAAATATTACTTTTTATAGATTATCTGGTTAGAAAACCATTTATGTACCTCACTTCCTTGTAAATTCTAATTCAATGCAGACCTACTACGCTTGGATTGGAATCAATTGCGCGTCTCAAGAATAGCAGCTTAGATGATATGATATCCTGCAAAGTTTAACCTTACCTTAGCTGTTAAACTTGCATGATGGTCGTTCTATAATTAACGTGTTGTACTGCCTTTACCTACTGCATTTTTGTGTGCCAAATCCCTACCTATACTACGTCTAATGCATAGTTTTAATGTTCCTAAAACCTTTTCGCATCAGCTATTGCCATTGTTTTGCTAAAGAATTCTCGTCAGTGTTCACTGCTACATTGGACGCAGACAATAGACCCCCTCACCCCTCTTCATATTTATTGCCAAAATACTCCATTATCGAACCTATGATGCAGTATCTAATACCATAAATGAAACATCCGATCTACTACCTGTTACTCCTACAAACTCTGTTCCAATTATCCGTATGTTGTACCATATCAGAATTGTAATATATTACGTTCAAACTAAAAAACTTTACACATGTGCCGTTAAAAAACCTGATACAACTTTTCAAGGTCCGCGCGTGATAGCGCGTGTTATTCACTAGTAGGTGACACCCATCCATGTCGTATTCATTGCTTAAGCAACCTATAGGATTCTGAAGTCTCGTCCGTTGGATTGTAGAAGCTGGACCATAATCCAAAGGTGATTAGTGTTTCAATTACAAGATGGATTGTAGATGTTGGATTTCACAATATGTGTGGATCCATACTTGCTCTTAGTCTTCCGTACTCTATTTACTCTAAGTAACGGTGCAAATGGATGACATTTAGGTGCCACTCCAACCTTTAGGTGTACTACTATTTCTCCAAAATAGGATCTCATTTTAAAAAAGTAGTATAAATAATTGAACTAAGAAGATGCACGtaagggtcaccaatttgcaccgTAACTCTAAGGGCCTATAtatgtgggaccgaagccggcgaccagagggggggtgaatgggagccgatcaaaatttcttcgaaattcgaatcgtcggcctatatcccaaaatcgcccaagccctcaagcgttctgaccaaagtttggagtagctatcgaaaagctaacccaacacaaaggccctcgaacgagcgagcgaaacaaCGAAGCAACACGGAAGCGAATTGGAAAATCTTCAGCactgatctgccaggaccggtctgaccggtgcgctggaccggtctgaccggtcgtgcctaccggtctgaccggtagcacccagaaaacccccgagaaaaaggattcaaacggtgaatcttgATCAAACGACAACGAaagtcgatgaaacttgggggattgcttcgccctaccccgtgaacatatccccaagagatctcggcCTAAAGATCAAGGAATCTAGAGAATTAAGGgagagatcaaaagggattggggttttctcaactactcaagaacttcaattctgatgagctcgtgattccagaggatTTGGCATGCAGCTAGTAGCACAGGAATCACTCCAAAGAGCCCTACAAAccgtcgcaatcaagtgcatcaaaaccaaaatgaaaatccatcacaaaaagcacaagagggacgggattggattgattcaaaagcccagatggcacaaggaggatagggcctcctttcccaatcaaatccaacacaaactttcacaaatccatggacaaaactaCTCTAAAGAGAGAAACAGGGGGAGGAAAATACAGGGGtggcggcctggagaacagaggtgtccacgaacagattacaaaagccgctattaacctaacacaagtgaaggggtatttatacccgcgggaccggtcagaccggtacgctggaccggtcagaccggtgtgttagaccggtcagaccggtgccagggaccggtcagaccggttggcctgcagcaccccctgtataacaatctcatccgacggccgaggttctttcttcgaaacgaagtcttctccgcgatgccgccgtcttgatgaagatccagtccgcggttttggagggtccgcgaaacccgggtaggtggccggttttgagaaaaccgccaaaacctcacgcgcgggaagattcccgcctccacgccgtggccctagacgccgttcccgcctcggccttctgacggccctagacgccgcccgacgcccgtcacctcctcgcccgcagcgaggccctagacgccgtcgacgcccgttgcctccgtcagtcccgagaccgacgcccgtgcctccacgacttggcgtcttcaaccgccgtccgcctgcttggttttgtggcgcaaaccaagaaacccgccttccatcgccgcttgcgccctcgatccaggagtggacgccacagctgccgccgggcctgagctcctccacggcaactctccgtcgacactcgacgcccgtgtacctgcaatccaaagaccaagcgcacgatcacaccgcacggttgacaattcactcatcacaagcaggatagagtactcaacattcctcaatctcccccttgatgagtgcattgtcaacacaccacaaacgaaccaagagaagtgataaaaagaagcagaagtgaagaactcaagcaagtgacaaaaagctcagaaaggcagaaatagtcacttactcaagcagagatcgatcccctaagacaagggcaacgactcgacgcaatcgatcaaaagccaaaacatgactcctcaaagacagaggtaacgctcgacgcagtcatgcaagaagcagagggaaaactgggaaaccaggagccaaaccaaagcagaaactcctcaaacaaagtttttccctctcacaagtgcaactctcccaaaatgatgcactcacaAAGCCCTGTgctcaacaagtttttcaaaaatcaaacaagtctcccccttgttcgatcacttctctcaaaattctcccccttgttggcacatgcacacatcaagtctaaaaggacctaaagctccccctgaagctgaaactccccctgaacatatgctatgcaatgaatgcaatgcaggaggtgtaagtgaaagcattcagggatacaaggatatgagcaacatctagtctcaagcatgtgtgcatccataaacaagacctgcatctagctcaacagggtatatcaaatcagtctagagctaggcaagttcagtttaagagaaataaaagcatcacccatgatctagcactaacaagtagggaatggaaagcagtgctactcaaactcatacaggtgatccAAACTCAGCCAAGAACAAGTTgttaacattcatttttcaatcaattttatagcaatcaattcttaatgccaggggttgaaagcttgtcatgctttacttagcaacgaggccaagcctatgccaaaagacaatcagaagcttaaagcactcgcttcagtcatgcacagccttgcccgggttctcacaagtgcaaagtgagccgtcccgaaagctcgatcagtgcgacaagcaatcccacctggatcttttccatccatttccagaacagttcaagcaattttatcagattaaatcatttcaagtatgaattgctgaacgaaaaggcacactagcatgaataagatagcaaagcacatcaacacgccctaacatgctagtagccaaaacagggtgatcatgttttcagattttcaaatcaaaaatagcttaactcagatgatgtcatatacataatggagcaagctatacatgatcaagtttatcaactcacactagcaggcactagaagatcatagcaatgtatacaagaatgctagtgcaagtgagaaaatgcaaaatgcaaacatgtacaatgcatatgcacaatgcaactaccaaacctagaaaacaaagagaagcaaaacaaagacctaccaagctaaccaaaacaaaagtcagcgatcaaaaggggtaacaaaccccaagctcccctcgcaagcgagcaaaggtgtcctgctctagcggtttggttagtatatctgcggtttgcctctctgaagggacatggatcaggtctatgtgtcctctctcatggttatctcgcaggaagtggaaccggatatctatgtgtttggttctggagtgtaggacagggttctttgcaatgctaatggctgacatgttgtctacaaagatgggaaccctaccaaaattcaagccataatcctgcaaggtttgtttcatccaaagtatctgggagcagcagctagcagcggcaacatactcagcttctgtggaagaaagcgctacgctagcctgcttgcgagaggaccaagacaccaacgatgtaccgagaaattgacaagtgccggatgtcgacttgcgatccaaccgacacccaccgaaatcggcatcagaaaagcccaccaaaaccagagaagaatccgcagaataccaaagaccaaa
This genomic interval carries:
- the LOC120672604 gene encoding vacuolar cation/proton exchanger 1a-like codes for the protein MSGMEAGLVRKYPSDAGGLRAARHGPHGHSASARTAHSMSAAALRKKSDASLVRKVPFAPLRPVLANLQEVFLGTKLAVLFPAVPLAVAAQCANFGQVWVFALSLLGLIPLAERVSFLTEQIAIYTGPTVGGLLNATCGNATELIIALFALMQGKIEVVKCSLLGSVLSNLLLVLGTSLFCGGVVNLGADQPYDRSQADVSTGLLILGVLCQSLPLMLRYAVGAGEHSVAAATTGLDLSRACSIVMLLAYVAYLFFQLKTHAQLFEPQEVDEDGEDQEEAVIGFASGLFWLAFKTVLIAILSEYVVGTIEPTSKSWGLSVSFISIILLPIVGNAAEHAGAILFALKNKLDITLGVALGSATQISMFVVPLSVIVAWIAGIQMDLDFKLLETGCLFVSVIVTAFTLQDGTSHYLKGILLLLCYIVIGACFFVTRQPAGHANGNGVGLAVPTGTWNAQGA